In Capsicum annuum cultivar UCD-10X-F1 unplaced genomic scaffold, UCD10Xv1.1 ctg5143, whole genome shotgun sequence, a genomic segment contains:
- the LOC124892867 gene encoding cysteine-rich receptor-like protein kinase 25 produces MASILIFLLAWLLVLLNILVGVKSAERPLTDHCPSTISNYTQGSNFQSNHNRLLYRSLYNNGGNSIYAKVTEGEEPDKVHGVFLCRGDVVPKDCQKCIDVASVQILRLCPFKKQAIIWYDQCLVRYSNVSFASTPDPSASLGLYEVQNVSRPEQFMENLRTMFDNLTTQATTVNHKLKYAANSDEISPFQQLYGMVQCLPDLSAEDCRTCLKTALSRISNPFFNVYVPIGGRILGSSCNLRYELYSFLSPGGRGQEAPPPSTNQVKEDKGKNTSKTKLISIIVGVIAPLAVVLAGTSFYLVKRRKLMEREADESRQEIQFLNTVLETLRGDVSNDGFHSESRSQEFPVVKLNIISAAKEKFSEENKLGEGGFGPVYKGTLANGIAIAIKRLSRTSGQGLKEFKNEVLTARLQHRNLVRLLGCCLEGNEALLIYEFMPNKSLDFFLFGSTFYYLAYIYHEAAISSPTSYIFF; encoded by the exons ATGGCGTCGATCCTGATTTTCTTGCTTGCTTGGCTGCTTGTTCTGTTAAACATCCTTGTGGGCGTCAAATCCGCAGAGAGACCCCTGACAGACCATTGCCCGAGTACTATTAGTAATTATACACAAGGAAGCAATTTTCAGTCGAATCATAACCGCTTGCTTTACAGATCACTATACAATAATGGAGGCAATTCCATTTATGCAAAAGTCACTGAAGGAGAAGAACCTGATAAAGTTCATGGAGTATTCCTCTGTAGAGGAGACGTTGTGCCTAAAGACTGCCAAAAATGCATAGACGTGGCAAGTGTGCAGATCTTGCGGCTATGTCCTTTCAAGAAACAGGCAATTATATGGTATGATCAGTGTTTGGTCCGCTATTCTAATGTATCTTTTGCATCTACGCCAGATCCCTCGGCTTCTTTGGGGCTGTATGAAGTGCAAAACGTTTCACGGCCAGAACAATTTATGGAGAATTTGAGGACAATGTTTGATAATCTTACCACTCAAGCAACTACCGTCAATCACAAACTAAAATATGCTGCAAATTCTGACGAAATTAGCCCTTTTCAACAGTTGTATGGCATGGTGCAGTGTCTACCTGATTTGTCAGCTGAAGATTGTCGCACTTGCCTGAAGACTGCTCTTTCTAGAATAAGTAACCCATTCTTTAATGTCTACGTACCAATAGGAGGCAGAATTCTAGGTTCAAGCTGCAATTTAAGATATGAACTATACTCATTCTTAAGTCCTGGTGGACGGGGACAGGAAGCACCGCCGCCATCAACCAACCAGGTTAAGGAAGACAAAG gCAAAAATACTTCGAAGACAAAACTTATTAGTATCATCGTAGGTGTTATAGCACCGTTGGCTGTTGTACTTGCAGGAACTAGCTTTTACCTTGTGAAAAGAAGAAAACTGATGGAGAGAG AGGCAGATGAAAGTAGACAAGAAATTCAATTTCTTAACACAGTATTGGAAACACTTCGTGGAGATGTTTCAAATGATGGTTTTCACTCGGAGTCTAGGTCCCAAGAGTTTCCAGTTGTAAAATTAAATATCATTAGTGCAGCTAAAGAAAAATTTTCGGAAGAAAACAAGCTCGGAGAAGGTGGATTTGGTCCAGTGTACAAG GGTACACTAGCCAATGGCATAGCAATTGCAATCAAAAGACTCTCTAGAACGTCCGGTCAAGGTCTAAAAGAGTTCAAGAATGAAGTCTTAACAGCCAGATTACAACACAGAAATCTCGTGAGGCTCCTGGGTTGCTGTTTAGAGGGCAATGAAGCATTGCTCATCTATGAGTTCATGCCCAACAAAAGCCTGGACTTCTTCCTCTTTGGTTCGACCTTTTATTATTTGGCATATATATACCATGAAGCAGCAATTAGCTCACCAACTTCATACATTTTTTTCTAG